Proteins from a genomic interval of Pseudomonas asplenii:
- a CDS encoding DUF1285 domain-containing protein, translating to MSESGKANDLLAQIPGTEKGLPPVHLWNPDFCGDIDMRIARDGTWYYLGTPIGRKPMVKLFSTILRRDGDDYFLVTPVEKVGIQVDDAPFVAVTLEVEGQGEAQQLRFTTQVDEQVTAGTEHPIRVLIDPQSEEPAPYVHVRSNLEALIHRNVFYQLVELAVTRQIEGQSWLGVWSGGEFFPIGLEP from the coding sequence ATGAGTGAATCAGGCAAGGCCAACGACCTGTTGGCGCAGATCCCCGGGACGGAAAAGGGACTGCCGCCTGTTCACCTGTGGAACCCGGATTTCTGCGGCGATATCGACATGCGCATCGCCCGCGATGGCACCTGGTACTACCTGGGCACGCCGATCGGGCGCAAGCCGATGGTCAAGCTGTTCTCGACCATTCTGCGCCGTGATGGCGACGATTATTTTCTGGTCACTCCGGTGGAAAAGGTCGGCATCCAGGTCGACGACGCACCGTTTGTCGCGGTGACCCTTGAAGTCGAAGGGCAGGGCGAGGCGCAGCAACTGCGTTTCACCACCCAGGTCGATGAGCAGGTCACGGCTGGCACGGAGCATCCGATCCGGGTGCTGATCGATCCCCAGAGCGAAGAGCCGGCGCCCTATGTCCATGTGCGCAGCAACCTTGAGGCGCTGATTCACCGCAATGTGTTCTACCAGTTGGTCGAACTGGCGGTGACGCGGCAGATCGAGGGCCAGTCCTGGCTAGGCGTGTGGAGCGGCGGCGAGTTTTTTCCCATTGGCCTTGAGCCCTGA
- a CDS encoding DUF4823 domain-containing protein, whose protein sequence is MRSLVMLLALLALGGCMKVSDLEEGARYQMSDAGLLDHSDTRRIHSFRIQPDSFIYIAQGPFTPPGSAYPRPNVVAEEAFNGFIEYFPMVRRARAPVGLDQAMAEARSAGAHYLLYTRFAKADDRIGNYDEWADQEAVDRLGLDTGVLQIMLIETSTQYLIDTARIKSRGGLLTFHDNKPQDLIAKPLAQYARSLLGLSDQ, encoded by the coding sequence ATGCGTAGCCTGGTTATGCTGCTGGCGCTGTTGGCGCTGGGCGGCTGCATGAAAGTCAGCGATCTGGAAGAAGGGGCGCGTTACCAGATGAGCGACGCAGGGTTGCTCGATCATAGCGACACGCGCCGGATTCACTCGTTCCGCATCCAGCCGGATTCCTTCATCTACATCGCCCAGGGCCCGTTCACTCCGCCCGGCAGCGCTTACCCTCGGCCCAACGTCGTGGCCGAAGAGGCGTTCAACGGCTTCATCGAATACTTCCCGATGGTCCGCCGCGCCCGTGCGCCGGTCGGCCTGGACCAGGCCATGGCCGAAGCGCGTTCCGCCGGTGCCCACTACCTGCTGTACACCCGTTTCGCCAAGGCCGACGACCGCATCGGCAACTACGATGAATGGGCCGACCAGGAAGCGGTCGACCGCCTGGGCCTCGACACCGGCGTGCTGCAGATCATGCTGATCGAAACCAGTACCCAGTACCTGATCGATACGGCACGGATCAAGAGCCGTGGCGGTTTACTGACGTTCCATGACAACAAACCGCAAGACCTGATTGCCAAGCCGCTGGCACAATACGCCCGTAGCCTGCTGGGCTTGAGCGACCAGTAA
- a CDS encoding GTP 3',8-cyclase MoaA, with translation MIVDRQGRRFRNLRISLTSACNYACTYCVPNGKRLVAAQDELSAEAMARGVAYLIEAAGIERLRITGGEPLVSPKLEAFMGAVGKLGLDDISLTTNGQLLARKLPLLLEAGIGRINVSLDTLDPGAFRGIARGGDLASVLDGMEQARAAGLKIKVNMVPLRGQNLDQVMPLLDYCLERGYELRFIELMRMGHLASDNNAFLQQFVSLQQLLELIGERYAYLQANAPVDATAVRYEIPGHGYFGVIANESVPFCRTCSRLRLSSTGWLHGCLSSSNRHYVGDLLDKPRHEALPALQRLLVKALGDKQSVAFSGGATVMKIIGG, from the coding sequence ATGATCGTCGATCGTCAAGGCAGGCGTTTTCGCAATCTGCGCATCAGCCTGACTTCCGCCTGCAACTATGCCTGTACCTATTGCGTGCCCAACGGCAAGCGGCTGGTGGCGGCCCAGGACGAGCTGTCGGCCGAGGCCATGGCCCGTGGGGTGGCGTACCTGATCGAGGCGGCGGGCATCGAGCGGCTGCGCATCACCGGCGGCGAACCGTTGGTCAGCCCCAAGCTGGAGGCCTTCATGGGTGCGGTGGGCAAGCTCGGTCTGGATGACATCAGCCTGACCACCAATGGCCAGTTGCTGGCGCGCAAACTGCCGCTGCTGCTGGAGGCCGGGATTGGGCGCATCAACGTGTCCCTCGATACCCTCGACCCCGGGGCCTTTCGGGGGATCGCCCGTGGCGGTGACCTGGCCAGCGTGCTCGATGGCATGGAGCAGGCGCGGGCTGCGGGGCTGAAAATCAAGGTCAATATGGTGCCGCTGCGCGGGCAGAACCTGGATCAGGTGATGCCGCTGCTCGACTATTGTCTGGAGCGTGGCTACGAGCTGCGTTTCATCGAGCTGATGCGCATGGGGCACCTGGCCAGCGACAACAATGCCTTTCTCCAGCAGTTCGTCAGTCTCCAGCAACTCCTGGAGTTGATCGGCGAACGTTACGCCTATCTGCAGGCCAATGCGCCGGTCGATGCCACTGCGGTTCGCTACGAGATCCCCGGCCATGGCTATTTCGGGGTGATCGCCAACGAGAGCGTGCCGTTCTGCCGAACCTGCTCGCGCCTGCGGCTGTCTTCCACGGGGTGGCTGCATGGCTGCCTGTCGTCGAGCAACCGGCACTATGTCGGCGACTTGCTGGACAAGCCGCGCCACGAGGCCCTGCCGGCACTGCAGCGCCTGTTGGTCAAGGCGTTGGGCGACAAGCAGTCGGTGGCCTTCTCCGGTGGCGCCACGGTGATGAAAATCATCGGCGGTTGA
- a CDS encoding TetR/AcrR family transcriptional regulator has translation MHKEPRKVREFRRREQEILDTALKLFLEQGEDSVTVEMIADAVGIGKGTIYKHFKSKAEIYLRLMLDYERDLNELLHSADVDKDKEALSRAYFEFRMRDPQRYRLFDRLEEKVVKGHQVPEMVEELHKIRASNFERLTLLIKGRISEGKLEDVPPYFHYCAAWALVHGAVALYHSPFWSNVLEDQEGFFQFLMDIGVRMGNKRKRDTDHSVA, from the coding sequence ATGCACAAAGAACCCCGTAAGGTCCGTGAGTTTCGTCGCCGCGAGCAGGAAATTCTCGATACCGCGCTAAAGCTGTTCCTCGAACAGGGTGAAGACAGTGTCACCGTCGAGATGATCGCGGATGCCGTCGGTATCGGCAAAGGCACCATTTACAAGCATTTCAAGTCCAAGGCGGAGATCTACCTGCGCCTGATGCTCGACTATGAGCGCGACCTGAACGAGTTGCTGCACTCGGCCGATGTCGACAAGGACAAGGAAGCGCTGTCGCGCGCCTACTTCGAATTCCGCATGCGTGATCCGCAGCGCTACCGGCTGTTCGACCGCCTGGAAGAGAAAGTGGTCAAGGGGCACCAGGTGCCGGAGATGGTCGAGGAACTGCACAAGATCCGCGCCTCCAACTTCGAGCGCCTGACCCTGCTGATCAAGGGTCGCATCAGCGAAGGCAAGCTTGAGGATGTGCCGCCGTACTTTCATTATTGCGCCGCCTGGGCGCTGGTGCACGGTGCGGTTGCGCTGTACCACTCGCCGTTCTGGAGCAATGTGCTGGAGGACCAGGAAGGATTCTTCCAGTTCCTGATGGATATCGGCGTGCGCATGGGCAACAAGCGCAAGCGCGACACCGATCATTCGGTGGCCTGA
- a CDS encoding TatD family hydrolase — protein sequence MLVDSHCHLDRLDLTAHQGSLDAALEAARQRGVGHFLCIGVSADNAAEVKALADRYADVDCSVGVHPLDVKPDATPALDWLLRELDHPRVVAIGETGLDYHYEPEAAEVQQASFRLHLEAAQKTGKPVIVHTRGARADTLQLLREAQLPQAGVLHCFTEDWDMAKAALDLGFYISLSGIVTFRNADALRDVARQVPADRLLVETDSPYLAPIPYRGKPNLPQYVREVAEYLAMLRGVPYEQFAEQTTENFKRLFVLAHVG from the coding sequence ATGCTTGTAGATTCCCATTGTCACCTCGACCGTCTGGACCTGACCGCGCACCAGGGTTCCCTGGATGCCGCCCTTGAGGCGGCGCGCCAGCGCGGTGTCGGCCATTTCCTGTGCATTGGCGTCAGCGCCGACAACGCCGCCGAGGTGAAGGCCCTGGCCGATCGTTATGCCGATGTCGACTGTTCGGTCGGCGTGCATCCGCTGGACGTCAAGCCCGATGCGACCCCGGCGCTCGACTGGCTGCTGCGCGAACTCGATCACCCGCGGGTGGTGGCGATCGGCGAAACCGGCCTGGACTACCACTATGAGCCCGAGGCGGCCGAGGTTCAGCAGGCCTCCTTTCGCCTGCATCTGGAGGCAGCGCAGAAGACCGGCAAACCGGTGATCGTCCATACTCGCGGTGCCCGTGCCGATACCCTGCAACTGTTGCGCGAGGCCCAGTTGCCCCAGGCGGGCGTGTTGCATTGCTTCACCGAAGACTGGGACATGGCCAAGGCTGCGCTGGACCTGGGTTTCTATATCTCGCTGTCGGGCATCGTCACCTTCCGCAATGCCGATGCCTTGCGCGACGTGGCCCGCCAGGTACCGGCCGATCGCCTGCTGGTGGAGACCGACTCGCCGTACCTGGCGCCGATTCCCTATCGTGGCAAGCCGAACCTGCCGCAATACGTGCGGGAAGTGGCAGAGTACCTGGCGATGTTGCGGGGTGTGCCTTATGAACAGTTTGCCGAGCAGACGACGGAAAACTTCAAACGGTTGTTTGTGCTGGCGCATGTCGGCTGA
- a CDS encoding PilZ domain-containing protein translates to MNEPIGPGPRNGILSLTIKDKSVLYAAYMPFIKNGGLFIPTNKSYKLGDEVFMLLNLMDELEKIPVAGKVTWITPKGAQGNRAAGIGVQFNDGDNTARSKIETHLAGALKSDRPTHTM, encoded by the coding sequence ATGAACGAACCTATTGGTCCTGGCCCGCGCAACGGCATTCTGTCGCTGACCATCAAAGACAAGTCGGTGCTGTACGCGGCCTATATGCCCTTTATCAAGAATGGTGGCCTGTTCATCCCCACCAACAAGAGCTACAAGTTGGGCGACGAGGTGTTCATGCTGCTGAACCTGATGGATGAGCTGGAGAAGATTCCGGTCGCCGGCAAGGTCACCTGGATCACCCCAAAGGGGGCTCAGGGCAATCGCGCGGCGGGTATCGGCGTGCAGTTCAATGACGGCGACAATACTGCCCGCAGCAAGATCGAAACCCATCTGGCCGGCGCCCTGAAGTCCGACCGTCCCACTCATACGATGTAG
- a CDS encoding DNA polymerase III subunit delta': MAEAYPWQNTLWQQLAGRTQHAHAYLLHGPAGIGKRALAERLMALLLCKSPAGLEACGQCKSCLLLAAGSHPDNYILEPEEADKAIKVDQVRDLVGFVAQTAQLGGRKVVLIEPVESMNINAANALLKSLEEPSGDTVLLLVSHQSSRLLPTVRSRCVQQACPLPSEAMSLQWLATALPDCSEEERVELLTLAAGSPLMAANLQAQGVREQRAQVVDGVKRLLKQQLSATQLAEGWNAIPLLLLFDWFCDWSNLILRYQLTQDEEGLGLPDMRKVVQYLAQKASREKVLNIQDWILAQRQKVLSKANLNRVLLLEALLVQWAALPSQN; encoded by the coding sequence ATGGCTGAAGCCTATCCCTGGCAGAATACCCTCTGGCAGCAACTGGCCGGGCGTACCCAGCATGCCCATGCCTACCTGCTGCATGGCCCGGCGGGGATCGGCAAGCGCGCGTTGGCCGAGCGGCTGATGGCGTTGCTGCTGTGCAAGAGCCCGGCGGGCCTGGAGGCTTGCGGGCAGTGCAAGTCGTGCCTGTTGCTGGCAGCCGGCAGCCACCCGGACAACTACATCCTGGAACCCGAGGAAGCGGACAAGGCGATCAAGGTCGACCAGGTCCGTGACCTGGTCGGTTTCGTCGCCCAGACCGCGCAACTGGGCGGGCGCAAGGTAGTGCTGATCGAACCGGTGGAGTCGATGAACATCAACGCCGCCAACGCCTTGCTCAAGAGCCTTGAAGAACCCTCCGGCGACACCGTGCTGCTGCTGGTCAGCCATCAGTCCAGCCGCTTGTTGCCGACCGTGCGCAGCCGCTGCGTGCAGCAGGCCTGCCCGCTGCCGAGCGAGGCGATGAGTCTGCAGTGGCTGGCTACGGCCTTGCCCGATTGCAGCGAAGAGGAGCGGGTGGAGCTGCTGACCCTGGCGGCCGGCTCGCCACTGATGGCGGCCAACCTGCAGGCCCAGGGCGTGCGCGAGCAGCGGGCGCAGGTGGTCGATGGGGTGAAGAGGCTGCTCAAGCAGCAGCTGTCGGCGACGCAACTGGCCGAAGGCTGGAACGCCATCCCGCTGTTGCTGTTGTTCGACTGGTTCTGCGATTGGTCGAACCTGATCCTGCGCTATCAGCTGACCCAGGACGAGGAGGGTCTCGGCCTGCCGGACATGCGCAAGGTGGTGCAGTACCTGGCGCAGAAGGCGTCGCGGGAAAAGGTTCTGAATATCCAGGACTGGATCCTCGCCCAGCGCCAGAAGGTGCTGAGCAAGGCCAACCTCAACCGGGTGCTGCTGCTCGAAGCGCTGCTGGTACAGTGGGCCGCTTTGCCTAGCCAAAACTGA
- a CDS encoding deoxynucleotide monophosphate kinase family protein — MLLTQAEIAAFALADPLKVGCQALFGLSDEQTWDDTLKEQKIDRWNRSPREFFQQVGTEWMRNHNPDHWLQRADREINPPRDDSAWSGTANLSAADAPLRLAAQAFFDFSNAQIWDAGHYSQIDPSWNISPQNAVALIERHALAFDPDYAAKRAQLPLAPLKRRPPLPASASTIIIKDIRFENEAQYLREHHGVIWHITRPNLQQVNAHSSELGVARQPGDVLIVNDGSLEQLQAVVMQAWQHHQTTQQAH, encoded by the coding sequence ATGCTGCTCACCCAAGCGGAGATTGCCGCCTTTGCCCTGGCCGACCCACTCAAGGTCGGCTGCCAGGCCCTCTTCGGCCTGAGCGATGAACAAACCTGGGACGATACATTAAAAGAACAGAAGATTGATCGGTGGAACCGTTCCCCGCGCGAGTTCTTCCAGCAAGTCGGCACGGAGTGGATGCGCAATCATAACCCAGACCACTGGTTGCAGCGGGCGGATCGCGAGATCAATCCGCCGCGCGACGACAGCGCCTGGTCGGGCACGGCCAACCTGTCTGCCGCCGACGCGCCCCTGCGCCTGGCGGCCCAAGCCTTCTTCGACTTCTCGAACGCGCAGATCTGGGACGCTGGGCATTACTCGCAGATCGATCCGAGCTGGAACATTTCCCCGCAGAATGCCGTCGCCCTGATCGAACGACATGCCCTGGCCTTCGACCCCGATTACGCCGCCAAACGCGCCCAACTGCCGCTGGCCCCACTCAAGCGCCGTCCGCCGCTGCCGGCCAGCGCTTCGACGATCATCATCAAGGACATCCGCTTCGAAAACGAAGCGCAGTACCTGCGCGAGCATCATGGCGTCATCTGGCACATCACCCGCCCCAACCTGCAACAGGTCAATGCCCACTCTTCGGAACTGGGCGTGGCACGCCAGCCCGGGGACGTGCTGATCGTCAACGACGGCAGCCTGGAGCAGTTGCAAGCGGTGGTGATGCAGGCGTGGCAACATCACCAAACCACCCAGCAGGCCCACTGA
- the mltG gene encoding endolytic transglycosylase MltG — translation MRRKFFLLLQTALVLAGLLLGVSAWKIHSALEQSLNLTQEQLLDVPTGATPTGTFNRMEADGTLRDAFWLRLYWRFNLAGVQLHSGEYRLTPGMNVRTLLGLWQRGEVVQYSLTLVEGWNFRQVRAALAKNEKLQQTLTGLSDSEVMTRLGHKDVFPEGRFFPDTYRFVRGMTDAELLEKAYDRLQNVLAQEWEKRSADAPYTDPYQALIMASLVEKETGVPQERGQIAGVFVRRMQLGMLLQTDPTVIYGLGERYTGKLTRAHLREANPYNTYLNAGLPPTPIAMVGREAIHAALNPVEGKSLYFVARGDGSHVFSDDLDAHNNAVREFQLKRRADYRSSPAPTQAPAATTNPAPDAEVKHAPPAQDAGEPAAAPATAPTEVPSTTEPEPKEAQ, via the coding sequence TTGAGACGTAAATTCTTCTTGCTGCTGCAGACAGCTCTGGTGCTGGCGGGATTGTTGCTGGGCGTATCGGCCTGGAAGATCCATTCGGCGCTGGAGCAGTCCCTCAACCTGACGCAGGAGCAACTGCTCGATGTGCCGACTGGCGCCACGCCGACCGGCACCTTCAACCGCATGGAGGCCGATGGCACGCTGCGGGATGCGTTCTGGTTGCGTCTGTACTGGCGTTTCAACCTGGCTGGGGTGCAACTGCACAGTGGCGAGTACCGCCTTACGCCGGGGATGAATGTCCGCACCTTGCTCGGGCTCTGGCAGCGTGGCGAAGTGGTGCAGTACAGCCTGACCCTGGTCGAAGGCTGGAACTTCCGCCAGGTGCGCGCTGCGCTGGCCAAGAACGAAAAGCTCCAGCAGACCCTGACCGGGCTCAGCGACAGCGAAGTCATGACCAGGCTCGGCCATAAGGATGTGTTTCCGGAAGGGCGTTTCTTCCCGGATACCTATCGTTTCGTGCGTGGGATGACCGATGCCGAGTTGCTGGAAAAGGCCTACGACCGCTTGCAGAACGTCCTGGCCCAGGAATGGGAAAAGCGTTCGGCCGATGCGCCGTATACCGATCCTTACCAGGCGCTGATCATGGCGTCGCTGGTGGAGAAGGAAACCGGTGTGCCGCAGGAGCGCGGGCAGATTGCCGGTGTCTTCGTCCGGCGGATGCAGCTTGGCATGCTGCTGCAGACCGACCCGACGGTGATCTACGGTTTGGGCGAGCGTTATACCGGCAAGCTGACACGCGCTCATCTGCGCGAGGCCAATCCCTACAACACCTACCTCAACGCCGGTCTGCCGCCGACTCCGATTGCCATGGTCGGTCGTGAGGCGATCCATGCGGCGTTGAATCCGGTGGAGGGCAAGAGTCTGTACTTCGTCGCCCGTGGCGATGGCAGCCACGTCTTCTCCGACGATCTGGATGCGCATAACAATGCGGTGCGCGAGTTCCAGCTCAAGCGTCGGGCGGATTACCGTTCCAGTCCGGCACCGACTCAGGCTCCTGCGGCCACGACGAATCCTGCGCCGGACGCTGAAGTGAAGCACGCTCCGCCAGCCCAGGATGCCGGCGAGCCCGCGGCGGCACCGGCCACTGCACCGACAGAAGTGCCGTCAACCACTGAGCCTGAGCCGAAAGAGGCGCAGTGA
- the pabC gene encoding aminodeoxychorismate lyase — protein sequence MQSWVDGQPADSLPLKDRGLAYGDGLFETLAVKGGRPVLLERHLQRLAEGCRRLGMNANQALIRSEMLVYSAAMGEGVLKLILTRGDSLRGYAAAADAQLRRILQGSPLPSYPPALQNLGIRLFPCTTRLSEQPLLAGLKHLNRLEQVLARSEWQDAEHAEGLMLDGAGRVIEGVFSNLFLVSEGVLRTADLSRCGVAGVMRAELLDQARALGIPVDISDISLEQLRQADEVFLCNSVYGVWPVRALADLSWSVGPLTRKLQGIARALLEV from the coding sequence ATGCAGAGCTGGGTCGACGGTCAGCCGGCTGATTCACTGCCGCTCAAGGACCGTGGCCTGGCGTATGGCGATGGCCTGTTCGAGACCCTCGCCGTCAAGGGCGGTCGGCCGGTGCTGCTGGAGCGACATCTGCAGCGCCTGGCCGAAGGCTGTCGGCGCCTGGGGATGAACGCCAATCAGGCGTTGATCCGCAGCGAAATGCTGGTCTACAGTGCCGCCATGGGCGAGGGCGTGCTCAAGCTGATCCTCACTCGTGGTGACAGTCTGCGCGGTTATGCGGCGGCGGCGGATGCGCAGCTGCGGCGCATCCTGCAAGGCAGTCCATTGCCGAGTTATCCACCGGCGCTGCAGAACCTGGGTATCCGTCTCTTTCCCTGCACCACCCGTTTGTCGGAGCAGCCGTTGCTGGCCGGTCTCAAGCATCTCAACCGTTTGGAGCAGGTGCTGGCCCGTAGCGAATGGCAGGATGCCGAGCATGCCGAAGGGCTGATGCTCGACGGTGCCGGGCGGGTGATCGAAGGCGTATTCAGTAACCTGTTCCTGGTCAGTGAGGGCGTATTGCGTACCGCTGATCTGAGCCGTTGCGGCGTAGCGGGGGTCATGCGCGCCGAACTACTGGATCAGGCCCGGGCTCTGGGCATCCCTGTGGATATTTCAGACATCAGCCTGGAGCAACTTCGGCAGGCGGATGAGGTCTTTCTTTGTAATAGTGTTTACGGTGTCTGGCCGGTTCGTGCCTTGGCCGATCTGAGCTGGTCGGTGGGTCCGCTCACCCGTAAACTGCAAGGCATTGCCCGCGCATTATTGGAAGTTTGA
- the fabF gene encoding beta-ketoacyl-ACP synthase II: MSRRRVVVTGMGMLSPLGTDVSSTWQGILAGRSGIGLIEHTDLSAYTTRFGGSVKGFNVEEYLSAKEARKLDLFIQYGLAAGFQAIRDAGLEVTDANRERIGVAMGSGIGGLTNIEETSRTLHDSGPRRISPFFVPGSIINMISGFLSIHLGAQGPNYAISTACTTGTHCIGMAARNIAYGEADVMIAGGAEMAACGLGMGGFGASRALSTRNDEPARASRPWDKGRDGFVLSDGAGALVLEELEHAKARGATIYAELIGFGMSGDAYHMTSPPADGAGAARCIANALRDAGITPDQVQYINAHGTSTPAGDIAEVAAIKTVFGEHAHKLAVSSTKSMTGHLLGAAGAIEAIFSVLAINDQVAPPTINLDEPDEGCDLDFVPHEARRMPIDVVLSNSFGFGGTNGSLVFRRFAE; this comes from the coding sequence GTGTCGCGTAGACGCGTCGTAGTCACCGGTATGGGGATGTTGTCGCCATTGGGTACGGATGTTTCGAGTACCTGGCAGGGCATTCTGGCTGGCCGCAGTGGCATTGGTCTGATCGAACACACAGACCTTTCTGCCTATACCACCCGTTTTGGTGGCTCGGTAAAAGGCTTCAATGTCGAAGAATACTTGTCGGCCAAAGAAGCCCGCAAACTCGACCTGTTCATTCAATACGGCCTGGCAGCCGGTTTTCAGGCGATCCGCGATGCGGGCCTGGAAGTCACCGATGCCAACCGCGAGCGTATCGGTGTGGCCATGGGCTCGGGTATTGGTGGTTTGACCAATATCGAGGAAACCAGCCGTACCCTGCATGATTCCGGGCCTCGGCGTATTTCGCCGTTCTTCGTGCCTGGCTCGATCATCAACATGATTTCCGGTTTCCTGTCCATCCATCTGGGGGCACAGGGGCCGAACTACGCCATCTCCACCGCCTGCACCACCGGTACCCACTGTATCGGCATGGCCGCACGCAACATCGCCTACGGCGAAGCTGACGTGATGATCGCCGGCGGTGCCGAAATGGCCGCTTGTGGCCTGGGCATGGGCGGCTTTGGCGCCTCGCGTGCGCTCTCGACCCGTAACGACGAGCCGGCCCGTGCCAGCCGTCCGTGGGACAAGGGCCGCGACGGTTTCGTGCTGTCCGACGGTGCCGGTGCTCTGGTGCTCGAAGAACTGGAGCACGCCAAGGCGCGTGGGGCCACCATCTACGCCGAACTGATCGGTTTTGGCATGAGCGGTGATGCGTACCACATGACCTCGCCACCCGCCGACGGCGCCGGCGCGGCACGTTGCATCGCCAACGCCCTGCGTGATGCCGGGATTACTCCCGACCAGGTGCAGTACATCAACGCCCACGGCACTTCGACCCCGGCCGGCGACATCGCCGAAGTCGCAGCGATCAAGACCGTGTTTGGCGAGCACGCGCACAAGCTGGCGGTCAGTTCCACCAAATCGATGACCGGTCACCTGCTGGGAGCCGCTGGTGCCATCGAGGCGATCTTCAGCGTGCTGGCGATCAACGACCAGGTGGCTCCGCCGACCATCAACCTCGACGAGCCGGATGAAGGCTGCGACCTCGACTTCGTGCCGCACGAAGCGCGACGCATGCCGATCGACGTGGTGCTGTCCAACTCCTTCGGGTTTGGTGGCACCAACGGTTCGCTGGTGTTCCGTCGGTTCGCCGAGTGA
- the acpP gene encoding acyl carrier protein → MSTIEERVKKIVAEQLGVKEEEVTNPASFVEDLGADSLDTVELVMALEEEFETEIPDEEAEKITTVQAAIDYINAHQA, encoded by the coding sequence ATGAGCACCATCGAAGAACGCGTCAAGAAAATCGTCGCCGAGCAACTGGGTGTCAAGGAAGAAGAAGTGACTAACCCTGCTTCCTTCGTTGAAGACCTGGGTGCCGACTCCCTTGACACCGTTGAGCTGGTGATGGCTCTGGAAGAGGAATTCGAGACCGAAATCCCTGACGAAGAAGCTGAAAAAATCACCACCGTACAAGCTGCTATCGATTACATCAACGCCCACCAGGCGTAA
- the fabG gene encoding 3-oxoacyl-ACP reductase FabG, whose protein sequence is MSLQGKVALVTGASRGIGQAIALELGRLGAVVIGTATSASGAERIAATLKEHGIQGTGLELNVTSDESVAAVLASITEQFGAPAVLVNNAGITRDNLMMRMKDDEWYDVVDTNLNSLYRLSKGVLRGMTKARWGRIINIGSVVGAMGNAGQVNYAAAKAGLEGFSRALAREVGSRSITVNSVAPGFIDTDMTRELPEAQREALLTQIPLGRLGQAQEIAQVVAFLASEGAAYVTGATIPVNGGMYM, encoded by the coding sequence ATGAGTCTGCAAGGTAAAGTTGCACTGGTCACCGGCGCCAGCCGTGGTATCGGCCAAGCCATCGCCCTCGAGTTGGGCCGTCTGGGTGCCGTGGTGATCGGTACCGCGACGTCCGCCTCGGGTGCCGAGCGCATTGCCGCTACCCTCAAGGAGCACGGTATCCAGGGCACTGGCCTGGAACTCAACGTCACCAGCGACGAGTCGGTCGCTGCCGTACTGGCGAGCATCACCGAGCAGTTCGGTGCGCCAGCGGTGCTGGTCAACAACGCTGGTATCACCCGTGACAACCTGATGATGCGCATGAAGGATGATGAGTGGTACGACGTGGTCGACACCAACCTCAACAGCCTGTATCGCCTCTCCAAAGGTGTTCTGCGTGGTATGACCAAGGCGCGTTGGGGCCGAATTATCAATATCGGCTCGGTGGTGGGTGCCATGGGCAACGCAGGCCAAGTAAACTATGCGGCAGCCAAGGCAGGCCTCGAAGGTTTCAGTCGCGCACTCGCGCGTGAGGTCGGCTCGCGGTCGATTACGGTAAACTCGGTAGCGCCAGGCTTCATCGACACCGATATGACCCGCGAACTGCCGGAAGCACAGCGCGAAGCCCTGTTGACACAGATTCCGCTGGGCCGTCTGGGTCAGGCTCAGGAGATCGCGCAAGTGGTCGCTTTCCTGGCTTCGGAAGGTGCGGCATACGTGACCGGAGCTACAATTCCGGTGAACGGCGGGATGTACATGTAA